In the Puniceicoccus vermicola genome, CGGGTATAATTTCTGATACCGGGCCACGATTTCCGAATCCGAGTATTCGCCTTCAATCGGTGGCACCTCGACGAGTACATGGGAATGATCGGACATCACTGAATAAGCGATGACCTGGATCCCGGAGAAATCCGCAACCTGAGTGATGAGCTCCAGGAAAAACTCCTTTTCCGGGTCGCCGAGCAGCTTCTCGCCGTCGACCGTGCGACTAATCAGGTGGTAGTAAGAAGTTTGTCCTCGAGTGCGATTTCGTAGACGCCGCATGAGTCGTTACTGAGCCGGACCCCAACGCTTGGTAAAAGGATAATAGATGAAGAATGCCCTTCCAATGACGGCATCTTCTTCGAAGCTTCCCCAATATCGACTGTCGAGACTGTTGTCGGAATTATCTCCGAGTGCGAAGAAATGATCTTCAGGAATCTCGTAAGAAGTTCCTGGATTCAAATACTGCATCCCGGGGCCGCCATTGATGTAGCCATCGTAGCCATCGATCTGCTTGGCGTTGTCGACGAAGGCAATATTTCCCTCTGCCTGAGCCCCGTTGATAAAGAGCGCCGGAGGATGGATTTCGAGTGTGTCTCCGCCAGTTCCCGCCAAGCGCTTGATGTAATATTTCTCGCCTAGCGGCTGCGGCGGATAGTCGATGGATTGGGTCCGGAAGACAATTGGATCACCCGGTTCCGGTGGAAAGAAATGATATGTAAATCGGTCCACAAACAGCGCATCGCCGCTCAAGACGTCAAAGTTCAGAACCGTCTCACCTGCATTAAATTGCTCTGCGGGGACCTCAATCCAAGCGTGGTGAGCGTCTTCCCGGCGAAACCTTCCGGTCGTCCGTTCCTTGGCAATCACTTCACCCCAGGATTTCGCATAAGGGAAGAATCGATCGATAAGAACCGAATCGGCGTCGAAGTCCAAAGGAACGTCGAAGGCCGAGGGTTCATTGCCGACGAAAAGTGGATAGCGCTTCAATTTAGTCGGAACCAGCAACCATTTGCGTCCATCGACCACCTCATAGCGAGCACGGGCGCGGATGCCACCACTCGTCTCCTCGTATAGCAGCGGAATGCGAACCGCCCCACTGCTTTCCGCGGTTACCTCATGGTTCTTCGCTCCCAGCAGCGCAAACCGAAATGGTTTAGCCAAGATCGACGGATAATCCTCATCGTCATAGATCTGGTGATACATTCCGCTGTACGTCGGATACATCGAGTTGGTCGGAATGATGAAGGGCTGAAGGAAGAATGCACGAATCCCCAGGACGACAATTGCGGCGACCAGAAAGGTCTCCAAATTGTCACTCCAGAAGGTCTTTGGATAAATCTTTCCGCCATGACGCTTGAGGACTGGCTCCCATTCTCTGGACTTGGTTTCCAGAGTCTCCAGAGAGAGCGACTTGTCACGGGAAAGAGCGGCCGATTCATCATGAACGGCGTGAAGCTCCTCCAGCGCTTTCTCGCTCAACTGATCCTTCCGGTAATTGATAATCTTGCGGGCCATATCGGCGTATTCGCCGGCCTGCTTGCGAAGTTTCTTTCCTGGAGAGAACATGGTTGTCGCTGGTTTGTGGGAAGTTAGTCTTGGCTGCTACGAAGAACCTGGACGAAGGCTTCCTGCGGAATACTTACCGAGCCGATCTGCTTCATCCGTTTCTTTCCTTCCTTTTGCTTTTCGAGAAGTTTGCGCTTTCGGGAAATGTCTCCGCCGTAACACTTCGCGGTCACATCCTTGCGCATGGCGCTCAAGGTTTCGCGGGCGACGAACTTGCCGTTGACCGCTGCCTGGATCGCGACCTTGAAAAGTTGCTTGGGTAGCAGGTCCTTCAATTTTCCGCAAAGCGCCCTCCCCCGCGTTTCCGCTTTCTGGCGGTGAACAATGGACGAGAATGCTTCAATGGGCTCGCCATTGACGAGAATCTCCATCCGCACCAGGTCAGACTGCTCATAGCCGTCCGGCTCGTAGTCCATACTCCCATACCCATGGGTCAGGCTCTTGAGGCGATCATTGAAGTCGACGAGGATTTCGTTCAGAGGCAGCCGGGCGGTAATCATGACCCTGGAAGTATCGATTGTCTCCGTCTGCTGGCAGATGCCCCGCTTCTCCGAAATCAAGGCAAGCATGTCGCCAATCGAATCGTTCGGCGTATGAACCGTGGCCTTGATCATCGGCTCCTCAATCCACTCGATCTCGGAAGCGTCCGGGAAGAAGACGGGATTATCGATCTCCATCTCGGTGCCATCGGTCTTGCGCAGCCGATAGATGACACTCGGATAGGTGGAGATAATGTCGAGGTCGTATTCGCGGCGAAGGCGCTCCTGGATGATCTCCATGTGCAAGAGCCCGAGGAAGCCACAGCGAAACCCGAATCCAAGCGCGGCAGAGCTTTCACTCTGGTAGACGAACGCGGCGTCATTCAGTCGCAGCTTCGCCACGCTGGCCTTGAGCTTTTCGTAGTCCGATGTGTCCAGCGGATAAATACCGGAAAAGACCATCGGACGCACTTCCTTGTACCCCGGGAGCATTTCTCCGGCCATGTCATCCATGCGGGTGACGGTGTCCCCGAGCTTCACATCGGCAACGTCGCGAATTCCGGTAACGATGTATCCCACTTTACCGCCCGACAAAGAGTCTTCCGCGACCATGTGTGGAGAGAATCGGCCGACCTCCTTGATCTGGGTTTTCACATCCGAACCCATGAAGGAAATGCTACTCCCCTGCTTGAGTTCCCCACTGAAAACCCGGACGTAGCAAATCACCCCTTTGAAAGCGTCGTAGATGCAGTCAAAAACGAGTGCCCGTGTCCCCTTCTCGTCCAGCCAACGCGGAGAAGGAACCCGATCGATGACCGCGCGGATGATTTCCGGAAGACCGATCCCTGATTTCGCGCTGGCGAGAATCGCTTCTTCGGCGGGAATCGCGAGAACGTCCTCCAGCTGCTCCATAATCCGCTCCGGCTCGGCACTGGGAAGGTCGACCTTGTTGATCACCGGGATCACCTCCAGCCCCTGAGCCACGGCCAAGTGGGCGTTGGCCACCGTCTGCGCCTCGATTCCCTGGGCTGCGTCGATGAGCAAGAGTGCCCCCTCGCAAGCCGCCAAGCTCCGGGAAACCTCGTAGGAGAAATCCACGTGCCCGGGAGTGTCGATGAGGTTAAAGAGATAGTCCTCCTTGTCCTTCTGATAGATCATCGACACAGGATGGCTCTTGATCGTGATTCCCCTCTCCCGCTCGAGATCCATGGAATCGAGGAGCTGCTCTTTCATATTCCGCAGCTCAACGGTGCTGGTTAACTCGAGCAGACGATCAGAGAGCGTCGTCTTGCCGTGGTCAACGTGCGCGATGATGCAAAAATTGCGGATAGTGTCGGTAGAACGCATAAAAAAATAGTGGGAGGCCGCGAAGAAGTGTTTCTTTAGCTAGCGGCGGGAACGGCGAAGTCTTCCGCTTCGGCGAAGGAGCGGACGGACCAGGAGCGGTCAACACGACGAATCATTCCGGCGATAATTTTTCCTGGGCCACACTCGACGAGTTCGACAGGACCTACCTGATCAGCCGCCAGAGCGCGAAGGTCGTCTTCGAAGAGAACCGAGGAGACCACCTGAGCGA is a window encoding:
- the lepB gene encoding signal peptidase I; amino-acid sequence: MFSPGKKLRKQAGEYADMARKIINYRKDQLSEKALEELHAVHDESAALSRDKSLSLETLETKSREWEPVLKRHGGKIYPKTFWSDNLETFLVAAIVVLGIRAFFLQPFIIPTNSMYPTYSGMYHQIYDDEDYPSILAKPFRFALLGAKNHEVTAESSGAVRIPLLYEETSGGIRARARYEVVDGRKWLLVPTKLKRYPLFVGNEPSAFDVPLDFDADSVLIDRFFPYAKSWGEVIAKERTTGRFRREDAHHAWIEVPAEQFNAGETVLNFDVLSGDALFVDRFTYHFFPPEPGDPIVFRTQSIDYPPQPLGEKYYIKRLAGTGGDTLEIHPPALFINGAQAEGNIAFVDNAKQIDGYDGYINGGPGMQYLNPGTSYEIPEDHFFALGDNSDNSLDSRYWGSFEEDAVIGRAFFIYYPFTKRWGPAQ
- the lepA gene encoding translation elongation factor 4, translated to MRSTDTIRNFCIIAHVDHGKTTLSDRLLELTSTVELRNMKEQLLDSMDLERERGITIKSHPVSMIYQKDKEDYLFNLIDTPGHVDFSYEVSRSLAACEGALLLIDAAQGIEAQTVANAHLAVAQGLEVIPVINKVDLPSAEPERIMEQLEDVLAIPAEEAILASAKSGIGLPEIIRAVIDRVPSPRWLDEKGTRALVFDCIYDAFKGVICYVRVFSGELKQGSSISFMGSDVKTQIKEVGRFSPHMVAEDSLSGGKVGYIVTGIRDVADVKLGDTVTRMDDMAGEMLPGYKEVRPMVFSGIYPLDTSDYEKLKASVAKLRLNDAAFVYQSESSAALGFGFRCGFLGLLHMEIIQERLRREYDLDIISTYPSVIYRLRKTDGTEMEIDNPVFFPDASEIEWIEEPMIKATVHTPNDSIGDMLALISEKRGICQQTETIDTSRVMITARLPLNEILVDFNDRLKSLTHGYGSMDYEPDGYEQSDLVRMEILVNGEPIEAFSSIVHRQKAETRGRALCGKLKDLLPKQLFKVAIQAAVNGKFVARETLSAMRKDVTAKCYGGDISRKRKLLEKQKEGKKRMKQIGSVSIPQEAFVQVLRSSQD